In one window of Pseudodesulfovibrio sediminis DNA:
- a CDS encoding YgaP family membrane protein gives MKIERIIRGMAGSFILVSLGLAHFHSPNWYWLTAFVGLNLFQSSITGWCPAEIVLRKFVGE, from the coding sequence ATGAAGATAGAGCGCATCATTCGCGGTATGGCCGGTTCCTTCATTCTCGTCAGCCTTGGGCTGGCACATTTCCATTCACCCAACTGGTACTGGTTGACCGCGTTCGTCGGACTGAATCTTTTCCAATCGTCCATAACGGGCTGGTGCCCGGCCGAAATCGTTCTGCGCAAGTTCGTCGGGGAATAG